The following proteins come from a genomic window of Candidatus Zixiibacteriota bacterium:
- a CDS encoding PIN domain-containing protein, with product MTHSMLDLLRIRANRIYEEGIRLIGNFSAMHPANTPGDSVVLISPGGNQFWNDLPPAGKQIQVKLLPEIGRFSELVRALTRNLPNGVQNNMQGALETIRRSVEQEGTTWWKSRDEAVEGFRSLIEEIINTLEKYCNSSTGEALAIADTNALIHNPDIEHWHFEDVKMFTVVLTPTVLSELDKHKMNHKNQQVREKASSVIRRIKEYRRRGSLQDGVDVVKGRVALRSIANEPNMDQSLSWLDSANADDRFLASAIDVMRADLAMRAFIVTSDINLQNKAEMAGLPFCEVPSSMAEKGEQ from the coding sequence ATGACTCATTCAATGCTCGACCTTCTTCGGATAAGGGCGAATCGCATCTACGAAGAAGGCATCCGGTTAATCGGCAACTTTTCTGCAATGCATCCGGCAAATACACCGGGGGATTCGGTAGTCCTTATCAGTCCAGGCGGAAACCAGTTCTGGAATGATCTGCCCCCGGCGGGCAAGCAGATTCAAGTCAAGCTGCTTCCAGAGATTGGCCGCTTTTCTGAGCTTGTTCGGGCACTGACCCGAAACCTCCCGAATGGTGTTCAGAACAATATGCAAGGGGCGCTTGAGACAATACGAAGATCGGTGGAGCAGGAAGGAACTACGTGGTGGAAATCACGGGACGAAGCAGTGGAAGGCTTCCGTTCCCTGATCGAAGAGATCATCAACACGCTTGAGAAATATTGCAATAGCTCTACCGGAGAAGCGTTGGCAATAGCCGATACAAACGCCCTGATCCATAATCCAGATATCGAGCACTGGCACTTCGAGGACGTGAAAATGTTTACCGTCGTTTTAACTCCAACGGTCCTGTCAGAACTTGATAAGCACAAGATGAACCATAAAAACCAGCAAGTTCGTGAGAAGGCATCTTCGGTTATCCGCCGGATAAAAGAATACCGGAGACGTGGATCTCTGCAAGACGGTGTCGATGTTGTAAAAGGCCGAGTGGCCCTTCGATCAATAGCAAATGAACCGAATATGGATCAGAGCCTGTCGTGGCTCGACTCTGCCAATGCGGATGATCGTTTCTTGGCATCCGCCATTGATGTTATGCGAGCCGATCTTGCCATGCGTGCTTTTATTGTCACGTCGGATATCAACCTGCAAAACAAGGCAGAGATGGCCGGATTGCCTTTCTGCGAGGTTCCTTCATCTATGGCCGAAAAGGGAGAACAATAA